Genomic window (Juglans microcarpa x Juglans regia isolate MS1-56 chromosome 2S, Jm3101_v1.0, whole genome shotgun sequence):
GTTCCTATCgatgcaaaacaaaaaatgaaaaaattaggttttgttaggaatattgcacgttcttttttctctgaaaaaaaaaattatgtcgaTGATTGGGttcaaagatttattttttatagtttgagGATAGAAATTCAAGAGAAATACCTCCAAGAAAGAAATAGTTAAAAGAGTTCTTTCCAGAagtaagatttttattttttggttggtGTTGGATGCTAAAGATTCGTTGATGGAGGCGCATAAACCAGACAGGTGGGCCACACTGCAATCACTACTCTTACCTCCCAGCACATCCTTTTCCTCCGTCACCATCACCATCACTGCCTCCCCCACCGCACCAACCCTACCTTTTTCTTCCATCCTTTGCTTCCTTCCTTTCCCAATACCCACCAAACACAGCCCTGACggttctcttattttctctatttgtCTCCCTTCCTTacccttttccttttcttggcCCTATCAATATTTAAGCCTCTCTTAAACCCCCTGTCCCCTTCTCTATCATCTGCCTTGGTCTTgttcttattctttaaaaaccTCTTCTGGGTCTGTCTGGGAGCTTCTACAAGCTACAAAGATTTTTCAATGCAGGGTGTTGTTGGTGGTGGTGCTGGAGCGGTATCTGGAGGAGGAGGATCTAGTACAAGTGGTGCGTCGATCTCCACGGTGTCAAATGAGGACAACCTGGTCTTGTCCTCTGAGGATTCATCTTCTTGCCTGGATGAGTCTGAGCTTGAGCTGGGTCTTGGATTGAGTCTTGGTGTTGGTATGGGTGCTTGCAAGGCCCAACAAGGTCTAAGGGGTGGTCAATATGCTCGGATTTTGACGGCCAAGGATTTTCCTTACGTGGGTTCTTCAGCTTCagtttcttcatcttcatcctcatcatcatcgtcctcttcttcttctttgagcAGAGCTAATGTTACAGCTGGGACCAAGAGAAGTGCTGattctgctgctgctgctaaTGGTGCCAGGTAGTAGGATTTTAGGATTATAgcatatgctttttttttttcccttttttctgaCCCAGATTACTGGCttagtatttttattgtttcctTCAGTTTCTTTGCTTTCTGCTAAATGTATTCTGAGTTGTGTTTATTTAATGAATTGTTCTATTATTTTGTGGTTTCAAGATATCTAATTTATGTGCTTTTAATCAAGTTAAATTACTCTGCTTGTCATTTCATGACCTGGATCTGTACTGTGTTTTTTCTCCAATCTTCTTTTCTGACTTTGTTTCAATCACCAATTAATTTCGtgatttctgattttttttattggatttggggGATCTGATTCTCATGAACAtatgtgccttttttttttgcctGCCTTTATTTTGGGGATTCACATACACAACCGAGTTCGCTTATCTGAGATTTTATATGCAATTCTAGTTACCCCATACGTCCTATTTGGGAATCTATCAGAGAGGAAGCTCCAAAAGTTCTCATTCCCTTTTCACTCGTCTCCTAACTATCTTTACATCTGCTTCCATTTGCATTACAGGTTGCTTATATTTAATAGACCTTAATTGACAAAAATGTGTCAACTAGCACATGTTAGGTTCTGTCATTTTGGTCACTTGAGTCTCTTTGCTGTGCCTATATCGCCTATATCCTAAGATTTAGGTTATGGCAACCTTGGGGTTTTGTACACTGCTTTACCCTTGTCTTTTCGAAGACCCATGATTTCTATTtatcataataaaaaattgagcaATCCGGCAAATAGTTAATCCCCAATTTTAACCTAAAACAACTTGGAGTAAGAATCATCTAAAATTACCTCTAATTATAAGGATTCCCATATTGTTCCAAATTGATTTGTTGACAAATAAACATATGATCTGAGGTCTAATTTAATACCCAGTTTGATTTTTTCATTGCATTTGATGCAATTGTTGAAACCATACAAGATGAGCGTGGACTTACAATTTCAAAACTTGCCCCTTTTTTTCTGGGGGAGCGGGGGAGGGCCCTGCCTGTCGGCACCGTCCACAAAAGTTAGCTTTTAGACAAATGGTGTAGAAGTTTCCAGCATTATTGTTCTGGCTGGAGTTGTTGCATTTCATGTATTTCTTAGAAACAATAATGGAGCTGAACTGAAAGTTTTGCTGGTCACagtaaaaagattataaatgtGATCGTGATGCTGTTAGGAGCAGTCCACCCCATTTGAAAACTTATCTGGTAACATCTGAAATTTTGggtcaaattttttataatttaagattaTTCCTTGTGCTGTAGAATTTTGGCAGTATCATGCCTATTTCCATAAGGCCCATTAGTTTCTTTAGTCACTTTTTGGGatctaatcatttttttattggttctAATCACTTGTCTTTAAGAAGCAAGAAAATCTTTCCATGTACAAAACAGTTTATTTTCGGTTATTCTCGctgtattggtttttttttttttgttttgttttggatcTTTCTATTTGTGCTTCATCTTATTGGTTTTGGTGATTGCATTTCAACAACCTATTTATCttagttttgttttcttcactAATGGGactgttattatatttttaaagcaGTCAGGTTGTTGGATGGCCGCCAATAAGAGCATATAGAATGAATAGCTTGGTCAACCAAGCAAAACTACCTGCCACTGAAGTATTCAACTCTCTGATTGTAAAAAGTAGAAAGAGTAATCCTGCAGTTGGAAAGGGAACTAGCAATGCCTGTGTTAATGCTAAAGAAAAGGGACAATTAAGAAGTTCTCTGTTTGTGAAGGTGAATATGGATGGAATTCCTATAGGAAGGAAGGTGGATCTGAGCTCACACAGATGCTATGAAACCTTGGCACAAAAACTGGAGGATATGTTTGCGACATCAAGTACGATAATGAACTCAATACGTGAGTGCTCCGTATACCTTGTATTTTGAACTTCAAGGATTGATTATATGGTTTCAAAAGCTACGTCTCTCTGCTGATCTCTATCAGCTTTGGTGTCATTGCGCTCTCAGCTAACAGGGGATCTGACTCAAAAACGAAAATTTAGATCCAAATGGATAGTTTTAGATCTATGTTCAATGGTTATATTCTTGAGAATAAATATAAGGGATTGTGTGCTAAATTAACTTGTCAGATATTATATAAGCCAACGTTTTGAGCTACACTTTAACTCTTTTGGCTTCAGTTTTTGCCCCCAATCAGAACAAATTCCTAATGTTTGTGACCCTTTGCCAAAACTTTTCCAATAAGTTTTAGATTTCATGCAGGAAAAATCAAAAGTTCTCTAAATTTTGAAGTAAAAATTGAAGCTAAATTTGAAATCTAAGAGATTATTTCATTATAGGAAATCCTTCTTTATTGTTTGTGGTTGTCATGATGCAGAAATGCGATTGTTTGATCTTTCTAAGTGGTTAATCTGTGGTTAGGATCAGGTGGAGAGGAACATGACATGATGGTTGAAGCAACAAGACCATCAAAATTGCTGGATGGATCATCAGGGTTTGTGCTCACATACGAAGATAAAGAGGGAGACTGGATGCTTGTTGGAGATGTTCCTTGGGGGTACGTGTAATATGTTTCTTTCATTTGATTACTTGGCCTAAGAAATCACCTTCTTGAGGATAATAACGTGATTTTGTTATGCCCCACAAGTATTTAATTTGTTACTTTTGTCACCTTGGCATTGCCTAGATGCAGGTAGTGGTTAGGCAATGTGACAATAACTACACTGAGTCTTAACTCATGAAATTGAGTTGGTTAATAAAAACATGCAAGATTGGAGTGCAAATTACTTGCAGGCATTAGTTTCATTGATTGCATGTtcaaattgtatttattttgattgAAAACTGAACAATTAATCTCATCCCAGGTACTTTTCATTCAATTTCTTCATGCCATGGTCTGTACTCTGAATTCATAGTCCTATAGTGAATTCATGAGTTACACTCTTGAGAAATACAAGGAAGAGACCACTATAATGTAAATGGTATATACCCCTACTTAGCAAAAAAAATGGTATGTACCCCTGAATAATGAGACTTTTGCTGCAGTCTCAAAGTTCCAGGTTATCTAATCTAGGTGGGGAGAGCTCCAATGAGGTGCTCTCTTGATATCCTATCTTCTATGTTCGGTGTGTGGACATTCTAGGTTTCATCCTATTCTTGGACAAAATGAAAGAATAGAGAATGTGGGGGGGGCATTGGACTGGGTATAAATGAATGCAAAGACTAAATAAATATCATCGGGCGGAAAAATGGGCCAAATACTTGTCTTCTTTTAGCAAGTTTTATGTTCTCTTGGATTTATTAATCTCTGGCCTTGCTATTAGTCACTCTGGTCTTATTGTCATACTCTTTTCTTACATTCTTTAAATTGCATTCAGGATGTTCATCAACTCCGTGAGGAGGCTAAGAATTATGAGGGCATCTGAAGCTAATGGACTTGGTAAGTAGATTTGCAATGAACCCGAAGATTGAGATTTCGAAGATGCAGTATCACATTAACTTGATACTATCCTGTTTAATCTTAATGCAGCTCCAAGGTCAGAAGAAAGTAATGGTGGGCAAAGGATGAAGCCCATCTAGACCTGGTTTTCGAGACTTTAGCAATGGATGATATTTGGCTTGAAAGTGATATAATACCAAAATAGAGAAATGCTGCATAGTCAAAAgctttttgaaaagtaaatggCTGGCTGATCCATGGCTCTTCTGTTTGTTTTGGGGGTGCTCTTCATCAAATATGTATAATGCagcatacatatttttttttttcaattcagtTGTTTTTGTTACTATTCTCCCGGGAGTGAGTTCTCTTCTCTCCCTGCTTTTTGGAAGCAATTGACATATCTTAGTTTTCAATATCCTACTGTTATACGAAAAAAATGCAGTACCGTTCAGTAAATATTGTTTGGTTATGCTGTAAATGTGAGTGTTTGGATGCTTTTGTTTCAAGTTTTCTGCACGCCAAAATAGGCTTGTTTTAATTTCCTCCTCCTTGCTACAGGAGAGATATTTTGTTCTTTACGAGGTATTAGATTCTCATTAACGAGAAATGATACTTACAGTGATAAGTGTGTAAATATTGTGTAATCAGTctgaaaaaaagtgaataaatataagatcaatatgaaaattaatattttaataatagacctcactcttttttaaagtggtTACATGGTGTTTGTACATTCCACAACTGCATGAAGCATTAGTCTTTCTTAATTGGGGGCACTTTTTCCACCTTAAAGATTTATGTAACCCATGGGACTTGATTAAATAGCTGAAGATTTCACACAAATGTACGCAGGTGGACAAAATATcaatagaaatatataaatttatagaagTTTTTATTATGATTATCCAATTTGATtgtgaaaatatcatttaatattcaagatcatgaattcaGGATTGGTAATGATGGTTGGGAAGATATTGGAACGAGTAACTAGTTTAAACTTGGGTTGCTCTTCATCAAATATGTAAAATGATGGTTTATTTTGCCAGAATACTTTTTCAACTTGGGTTGGTGAGTAACTAGTTTAATGTTTGGTAGGAGGGATGTGTATTTCAGGGGAATGATTTTGTCACAAACTGAAAAGAAATAGCAGAATGAGATAGATGCCTGCAACCAACTTCGAATGATTCAGAGTAATAATGATTTTGTCACAAACTGAGAGTAATGTACAAGTATGAGATGGCCTTGCCTTCAACCAACCTCGAATAATTCCAGCATTGGTAAGAGGATGTGACATAGTTATCTGTGTTATTCCCTTGTAATGAGCATTAAGCAGTGGAAAAGGCCAGATTATTTGATAAGTCTCTACTTTTTCTCCGAGGCTTTGCCTCTCCTATTACTGTGAGGACATATAAATAAGTAttgacttataaataattttttcaaaaacgaTTTATGGACTATGTTGTCTTGAGACCACAAGGGAGTAACATAATAGAGCTAGCTCATCTTCAGCTGTTAATTAACCCACATTTGAGGTATCTAGAGAGTGGAATCTGCCTGCCAACTTAGGTTGCAGCCACGAGCAAAGTCCTCTCCACCTTCAGCACCTGCCGTGCCTCGCCCATCCGACTAGCTCTGCAACTGCAAATCAAACTGCCATTGACATCTCCCAACTAAGTTCCAAAAAGCAGTAATGGTTTTTTTATACAAGGAAGCATACAAACCAGTTTGGAAATGTCACATATATGCAATTAATCAGCAGTTCAGGAGCTTCAGAATTTAGctcctctctcattctctttcatAGATGCTTAGCATCTATTGACACAAACTAATTAGATAATGAGCAAATCGACAGATCTGTGACTGAGAAAGTTGCCActtaaattttatcatgatGAACAAGTTTGAAACATCAAAGTCATACAACGACAATTGAAGACAAGCTGGAGATGAATACAGGAAATCAATGAAATGAACAAAGATTGTTCGAGTCTGACTATACCTAGTATTCGGTTTTTCTTCCCCACTAGTAAAACTTCTGTATATTTATGGGTGGTAGACcctgaaggaaaaaaaagatttaaggGCCGACCTGTGGTCCTTTGGATTAAGTAGCCACCATTTGATTTTGAGCTATATACATATCCTAATGCGTAATAAATTACCCTTAGGAAATTGTCTTAACAATAAGAAGACACTCCCGACTAAACGAGGTGCTTACGACCCTAAAATGAACGCATGTATCTCATCCCAACTTGAAACTGTATAAAGAATGCCAGATAGCCCTTTCCAATCACAGGAGCCATCTTCAACTAGTTCTCTCTGCTTCTTCACCAAACCAGAGAACAATGGGACAAAAGTAACACCAAACTGATCTCCCAGTCTCCTCAGGCTTGGAGTTGAACTAATCACAATGCCTATATCTGCTTGAAGCAGGCAAAGTAGGTCACCCACCGCACCTCCGATGTATACTGTCAACCGCCTGCCTTCTTTGTTGCACTCATTTAGGATGTCATTGAAGGTTTGAAGCTTTTCCATGGGAGACTCCACCTTCCTAACAATGTCACCCGTTGTCACAGATTCTTCATAAGTAAGCTCATTTGAATGTACTTTTAATTCATCTAGACCCCCTGCTCGGTGAAATAGAAAAGGGACCTCAATCATCAAAATGccaatacaaaaaagaaaaaaaaaattaaaaaaaaatttaaaaaaaaaaaaaaaaagaggagaaagagtACATTCGTTTCAACATCCTCAATATTGTAACAAGATTAATAGGAGATTATTCATCCTACAAAATGTCAAAAGCAATACACAACCAGCATACCCTAAATTCCATCCCTTCCAAAATAAGCCACCAAATGAAAGACAAGTTTGTTCAACTTGAAATCCCATAACTGAAATTAttagagaataaaatatttataacttggAAGGGAGTGGGTCTCAAGTTCATTAATACGATTCTAACCAGAAGACGCTGGGTCAAGTCTTAGAATTTGGTGGATTTACTTTATGAATCCGTAAACAAGAAAGCAAGCAGCAGATTCAGATTAATATTGCGGGAGACTCGAGAATTCCCAAAGCACCTTTGTATAAGGGTTGAAAATTTCATGTAAGGTGTTGAATTGATATCCTATGAGGATAACGAGGAAGATATCAGGGGTCAGCTTAGCTCTGCAGAACATGTGGGGATAAAAGACATCAAGCTAAATATTACCATTGATAGCCCACATATACAAATGAATCAAAGAACGagtcaaattaataaataattttgggATAAATACACTTTGCATCCTCAAACTACCAGTGGTTTTGCACTTTGCACCTCATATACAAAAACCAACGCATTGCACCCTCTAACTTCTGAAAACTAACACTTTGCACCCCCATTAAGATTCCAACCTCAAAATTGTGTCACATCACCTATTTTTATCAATCTTAATGACCAGAATTGAATGGTTGCAAAGTGTAAGCTTTTAGTAGTTTTGAAGGGTGTAATGTAACAGTTTTGGTTGGGGGTGCAAAATGCAAAACCTCTGATAATTTGAGGGTGTAAAATGTACTTTTCGCAATAATTTTCTTTCGAGGTTCTTTTGACATAATGTCTCTTCACACGTTATACGTAAGGATATCTCTACACGGTAAAGATTCATATAAATGTTTGCAAATCATACCTGATGAAAAAGCTGACCTAATGAAATCACCGCACCAGCAGTATGAAAGTATATGAAATTCAGTTTTCAGAGTATCATTTGTCACAATCTTCTGAAAGAACTCTCTACAACCTTCCTGAAGAATTAGACGCTGGCCAGCCCGTTTTATATCCTCTAAATGTAAGCCTTTAAGTACTCCTGAGTTAATCACCTGTGTATTTGCTCTTTTTTCAAACTCCGCAACATGTTCAAGGGCGTTACGCAGACCTTCATAGTCAAGTTTTTCTACTAGAAAGACACACACCAGTAATTTCATAGTAAGAAATCTTTTTGACTAACTTTTAGAAAATGTTCAGCATTTTAAAACTCAAAGTATAAGGCATATATCAAGAAGTAATTCTACTGATCAGTTATCAAACCTTGTCTGCCATCCACGATACTTTCCATGCAGTGCTCAAACTCTTCAGCATACTGGGTGGAAAGAAAATTCCATGTGCTCCTCAAGTCTGCTGATGACATTCGAGTAATTTGGGTTTCAGATCCATCCAAGTCAACCTTCGATGCTGTTATGATTGCAATCTCTGCCAATATAGCAGAGGAATCAAAAGCAGTGCATGCTATGTCAAAGTCACAAAATATGGTAAGACTATGTACTGCAGGATCAAGCACACGAGCCAAAGGGACTATGGTTTGCTGAGAAATTGGTTGAGTAGCAAAAAAATCTGCTTCTAATTTCATAGCTTGATGATAAAGTTTCTCTATGACCTCAAGCTCTTCACCCGTCAAAGAGATGCTTAGTTTATCCAGCATGTCTTCAATTTGAAAAGCAAATTCCTGAATTCAGAAAGAAGATCATAGTCTGGTAATAACATATATTTCCCCAGCAACTTCAATACATACAGaacaaaaacgaaaaacaaTGACAGACCTCAAAATTTTGAGAAGAATAACTGTCAATCCATTTCTTGTAAATGTGACTTCTATCATCTGGAACTAGAAGAGCCTGTATCTCTCTAC
Coding sequences:
- the LOC121251849 gene encoding auxin-responsive protein IAA11-like isoform X1, translating into MQGVVGGGAGAVSGGGGSSTSGASISTVSNEDNLVLSSEDSSSCLDESELELGLGLSLGVGMGACKAQQGLRGGQYARILTAKDFPYVGSSASVSSSSSSSSSSSSSSLSRANVTAGTKRSADSAAAANGASSQVVGWPPIRAYRMNSLVNQAKLPATEVFNSLIVKSRKSNPAVGKGTSNACVNAKEKGQLRSSLFVKVNMDGIPIGRKVDLSSHRCYETLAQKLEDMFATSSTIMNSIRSGGEEHDMMVEATRPSKLLDGSSGFVLTYEDKEGDWMLVGDVPWGMFINSVRRLRIMRASEANGLAPRSEESNGGQRMKPI
- the LOC121251849 gene encoding auxin-responsive protein IAA11-like isoform X4 — translated: MQGVVGGGAGAVSGGGGSSTSGASISTVSNEDNLVLSSEDSSSCLDESELELGLGLSLGVGMGACKAQQGLRGGQYARILTAKDFPYVGSSASVSSSSSSSSSSSSSSLSRANVTAGTKRSADSAAAANGASQVVGWPPIRAYRMNSLVNQAKLPATEVFNSLIVKSRKSNPAVGKGTSNACVNAKEKGQLRSSLFVKVNMDGIPIGRKVDLSSHRCYETLAQKLEDMFATSSTIMNSIRGEEHDMMVEATRPSKLLDGSSGFVLTYEDKEGDWMLVGDVPWGMFINSVRRLRIMRASEANGLAPRSEESNGGQRMKPI
- the LOC121251849 gene encoding auxin-responsive protein IAA11-like isoform X2 translates to MQGVVGGGAGAVSGGGGSSTSGASISTVSNEDNLVLSSEDSSSCLDESELELGLGLSLGVGMGACKAQQGLRGGQYARILTAKDFPYVGSSASVSSSSSSSSSSSSSSLSRANVTAGTKRSADSAAAANGASQVVGWPPIRAYRMNSLVNQAKLPATEVFNSLIVKSRKSNPAVGKGTSNACVNAKEKGQLRSSLFVKVNMDGIPIGRKVDLSSHRCYETLAQKLEDMFATSSTIMNSIRSGGEEHDMMVEATRPSKLLDGSSGFVLTYEDKEGDWMLVGDVPWGMFINSVRRLRIMRASEANGLAPRSEESNGGQRMKPI
- the LOC121251849 gene encoding auxin-responsive protein IAA11-like isoform X3, whose translation is MQGVVGGGAGAVSGGGGSSTSGASISTVSNEDNLVLSSEDSSSCLDESELELGLGLSLGVGMGACKAQQGLRGGQYARILTAKDFPYVGSSASVSSSSSSSSSSSSSSLSRANVTAGTKRSADSAAAANGASSQVVGWPPIRAYRMNSLVNQAKLPATEVFNSLIVKSRKSNPAVGKGTSNACVNAKEKGQLRSSLFVKVNMDGIPIGRKVDLSSHRCYETLAQKLEDMFATSSTIMNSIRGEEHDMMVEATRPSKLLDGSSGFVLTYEDKEGDWMLVGDVPWGMFINSVRRLRIMRASEANGLAPRSEESNGGQRMKPI
- the LOC121251848 gene encoding bifunctional TH2 protein, mitochondrial-like isoform X1, with protein sequence MLGGPGPGTVVDVGGIASRFWIKVRTHSVFVLYTPFFVCLASGHLDSDAFRRCISQDVHFLKAFAQAYEMAEDCADDDDDKSGIRDLRKRVVQRIKTHDALVREWGFELPDESISNNATVKYTDFLMAAASGRVEGEKVPGKIATPFERTKVAAYILGAMAPCMRLYSSISREIQALLVPDDRSHIYKKWIDSYSSQNFEEFAFQIEDMLDKLSISLTGEELEVIEKLYHQAMKLEADFFATQPISQQTIVPLARVLDPAVHSLTIFCDFDIACTAFDSSAILAEIAIITASKVDLDGSETQITRMSSADLRSTWNFLSTQYAEEFEHCMESIVDGRQVEKLDYEGLRNALEHVAEFEKRANTQVINSGVLKGLHLEDIKRAGQRLILQEGCREFFQKIVTNDTLKTEFHILSYCWCGDFIRSAFSSGGLDELKVHSNELTYEESVTTGDIVRKVESPMEKLQTFNDILNECNKEGRRLTVYIGGAVGDLLCLLQADIGIVISSTPSLRRLGDQFGVTFVPLFSGLVKKQRELVEDGSCDWKGLSGILYTVSSWDEIHAFILGS
- the LOC121251848 gene encoding bifunctional TH2 protein, mitochondrial-like isoform X2; amino-acid sequence: MLGGPGPGTVVDVGGIASRFWIKVRTHSVFVLYTPFFVCLASGHLDSDAFRRCISQDVHFLKAFAQAYEMAEDCADDDDDKSGIRDLRKRVVQRIKTHDALVREWGFELPDESISNNATVKYTDFLMAAASGRVEGEKVPGKIATPFERTKVAAYILGAMAPCMRLYSSISREIQALLVPDDRSHIYKKWIDSYSSQNFEEFAFQIEDMLDKLSISLTGEELEVIEKLYHQAMKLEADFFATQPISQQTIVPLARVLDPAVHSLTIFCDFDIACTAFDSSAILAEIAIITASKVDLDGSETQITRMSSADLRSTWNFLSTQYAEEFEHCMESIVDGRQEKLDYEGLRNALEHVAEFEKRANTQVINSGVLKGLHLEDIKRAGQRLILQEGCREFFQKIVTNDTLKTEFHILSYCWCGDFIRSAFSSGGLDELKVHSNELTYEESVTTGDIVRKVESPMEKLQTFNDILNECNKEGRRLTVYIGGAVGDLLCLLQADIGIVISSTPSLRRLGDQFGVTFVPLFSGLVKKQRELVEDGSCDWKGLSGILYTVSSWDEIHAFILGS